A stretch of Pempheris klunzingeri isolate RE-2024b chromosome 19, fPemKlu1.hap1, whole genome shotgun sequence DNA encodes these proteins:
- the LOC139219071 gene encoding KN motif and ankyrin repeat domain-containing protein 1-like gives MAQGSYILRNVSGQNTEECTPNYLGIDYSCQSDVDYFKCVDNFQKGTTIKRLSLKRRPRAAINNVEKTQNVVSSSQWHSAESLSSCSSDDTRLLCMSSTTRGRPPLPPPHGSSLDNKPSRNERPATSQILNESKPQPAARSLVSQRQSPVVEKNTVETSKLFDQDVTSQPPPQPHPRRRLASFGGVSSPGSLSPFTGLGAYNQNNNGNKPTGTDGDMHVHLNSSLGIRGSTGCLRLSPQSSGRTTPVTGLGPMHLQHVRDQMVVALQRLKELEEQVKIIPILQVKISVLQEEKRQLVSQLKDQSDNEDINDVIWKTAYSMGKSDIENKENTEERIEGIVRGDCTDLREFRQLTEEMQALERTIKGGHLQAQHGKGSSPLHDKAMKTVKVVKDNDIDITLSKATKENKYVYTDQVKMRSVATEVSEVNLGIFIEREAELDAQQVIIGTLKERICHLEAELKESALQTEMSRLKLELQAAGARNRADKASLARPCTVSTGIEVRPNTTTQGVGNHTELRDASTGEAIEVKTVGVSCRPEQKSVCTGLDIPMSHWEVRERVETTEKGVGIQVLTNSQGVGVEIKLCDAETNTDVPVENLWSKKEKIEYRSVACGDCSVDVIICEAKEMVSQGIATDQVRGVDLGIMASPQTTSQRTNTVSSSVSRFTNTRHAFNTDSSTNTVLSTQDKHTNTNQTVTRTVSVGNRVKDINCIPETCTVGVGTADLLGSALKQTPGTITKVTRDTGVGFTNINENFLVGLKTRNMASGPSHLPDPIKTRTIGVGEGRIRDLSVSTSKPGQVFQQSSQTQWDAELNHYIEKMHRLLREHGDLLTDDYTQQREVLPHSSQGGASSKLSLNNSTKAAGQEGAEVNPLDSQPPVSREFQSPSQLLVDSSKCDKANPGICQQGANDSEVKRMIQMLEQQTSSAMQDRSTKAGVLRSAVKKQNGDQGCGSNRKSMKFMRVTTGLDPVSSYELSAGEKANSEEVEKKGSKKSREASQDGTPARKGKGGNKGSRGSSKSHAQQRCKLSEKMLSACQALKLHLNDDTALSSRELHDCLQTLQQEWFSVSSHKSAAPETVDDYLSTFRAISASVLQHIANMADGNGNTALHYSVSHSNFGIVKKLLDAEVCNVNQQNKAGYTPIMLAALAAVECSEALRVVEQLFTKGDVNAKASQAGQTALMLAVSHGRMDMVQALLAQGAQVNLQDDEGSTALMCASEHGHADIVRLLLAQPDCDATLTDSDESTALSIALEAGHNDIAVLLYAHANFSKGQTGAAARLSGKSLSSSGGRNSFE, from the exons ATGGCTCAAGGCAGTTACATCCTGAGAAATGTGTCAG GACAAAACACTGAGGAGTGTACTCCTAACTACCTGGGGATTGATTACAGTTGTCAGTCGGACGTTGATTACTTCAAGTGCGTGGACAATTTCCAAAAAGGCACCACCATTAAGCGGCTAAGCCTCAAGAGGAGGCCCAGAGCGGCCATCaataatgtggaaaaaacacagaatgtcGTTTCATCGAGCCAGTGGCATTCTGCAGAATCCCTGTCATCATGTAGCAGTGATGATACAAGACTACTCTGCATGTCTTCTACAACCAGAGGTcgacctcctcttcctccaccacatGGCTCCTCATTGGATAACAAACCCTCCAGGAATGAACGACCAGCAACCTCTCAGATACTCAATGAGTCAAAACCTCAGCCTGCTGCAAGGTCTCTTGTTTCGCAAAGACAAAGCCCcgtggtggaaaaaaacactgtggaAACCAGCAAACTCTTCGATCAGGATGTGACAAGCCAGCCTCCCCCTCAGCCCCATCCACGTCGACGACTGGCCAGCTTTGGAGGGGTAAGCTCCCCAGGGTCGCTCTCCCCCTTCACTGGCCTGGGTGCATATAATCAAAACAACAATGGCAACAAGCCTACTGGAACAGATGGTGATATGCATGTCCACCTTAACTCATCCTTGGGCATTAGAGGAAGCACAGGATGCCTCAGGCTGAGCCCTCAAAGCTCTGGTAGAACCACACCAGTTACAGGTCTCGGCCCCATGCACCTGCAGCATGTCCGTGACCAGATGGTGGTAGCTCTGCAGAGGCTAAAAGAGCTAGAGGAGCAGGTCAAAATCATCCCTATTCTCCAGGTAAAAATCTCAGTCcttcaggaggaaaagaggCAACTGGTCTCTCAACTCAAGGACCAGAGTGACAACGAGGATATAAATGATGTGATCTGGAAGACCGCATATAGCATGGGAAAGTCTGACATTGAGAACAAGGAGAATACCGAGGAAAGAATTGAGGGCATAGTGAGAGGAGACTGCACAGACCTCAGAGAGTTCAGGCAGCTGACTGAAGAGATGCAGGCATTGGAAAGAACTATCAAGGGCGGGCATTTGCAGGCACAGCATGGAAAAGGCTCTAGCCCTCTACATGACAAGGCTATGAAGACAGTCAAAGTTGTAAAAGATAATGATATTGATATCACCCTGTCTAAAgccacaaaagaaaacaaatatgtgTACACTGATCAAGTAAAGATGAGGTCTGTTGCAACAGAAGTGTCTGAAGTTAATCTTGGAATTTTCATAGAACGAGAAGCAGAGCTTGATGCCCAACAAGTAATAATTGGTACCTTGAAGGAGAGAATTTGTCACTTAGAAGCGGAGTTGAAAGAATCAGCTCTCCAGACAGAGATGAGCCGTCTGAAACTGGAGCTTCAGGCTGCAGGAGCAAGGAACCGAGCTGATAAAGCCTCACTTGCTAGGCCTTGTACTGTGAGCACAGGCATCGAGGTGAGGCCTAACACCACAACCCAGGGAGTGGGTAATCACACTGAGCTCAGAGATGCCAGCACTGGGGAGGCAATAGAGGTGAAGACTGTAGGAGTATCTTGTAGGCCTGAGCAGAAGAGTGTTTGCACAGGGCTAGATATACCCATGAGCCACTGGGAGGTCAGGGAGCGAGTGGAGACCACAGAAAAGGGTGTGGGGATCCAAGTTTTAACAAATTCACAAGGGGTTGGGGTGGAGATAAAGTTATGTGATGCAGAAACCAACACTGATGTACCAGTTGAGAATCTGTGGTctaagaaagaaaagattgaGTATCGTTCGGTGGCTTGTGGAGACTGTTCTGTTGATGTGATCATTTGTGAGGCAAAGGAAATGGTTTCTCAAGGTATTGCCACAGATCAAGTCAGAGGAGTGGATCTAGGAATCATGGCATCACCCCAGACCACTTCTCAGCGTACCAACACTGTTTCCAGTTCAGTGTCTCGCTTTACCAACACCAGACACGCCTTCAACACAGACTCCAGCACTAATACTGTCCTAAGtacacaagacaaacacaccaacaccaaTCAGACTGTTACTAGAACAGTGTCAGTCGGCAACAGGGTCAAAGACATCAATTGCATCCCAGAAACCTGCACAGTTGGTGTCGGAACTGCAGATCTGCTAGGAAGTGccttaaaacaaacaccaggGACAATCACCAAGGTTACCCGAGACACTGGTGTTGGATTCACAAACATTAATGAGAATTTCCTGGTTGGACTGAAAACCCGAAATATGGCCTCTGGACCATCCCATCTACCTGACCCCATCAAGACGAGGACCATTGGTGTAGGGGAAGGTAGGATACGGGATTTGTCAGTTTCAACCAGTAAACCTGGCCAGGTGTTCCAGCAATCTTCACAGACCCAGTGGGACGCTGAGCTGAACCATTACATAGAGAAGATGCATAGGCTCCTCAGGGAGCATGGGGACCTGCTTACAGATGACTACACTCAGCAAAGGGAAGTCCTGCCGCACAGTAGCCAAGGAGGTGCCAGCTCCAAGCTGTCCCTCAATAACAGTACCAAAGCTGCAGGACAAGAAGGAGCAGAAGTCAATCCTTTAGATTCTCAGCCACCAG TTAGCAGAGAGTTTCAATCCCCGTCTCAGCTTTTAGTTGACTCTTCCAAGTGTGACAAAGCAAACCCAGGAATCTGCCAACAGGGTGCAAATGATTCAGAGGTCAAACGAATGATACAGATGCTGGAACAACAGACATCCTCAGCTATGCAAG ACAGATCAACTAAAGCTGGTGTGCTGCGGTCTGCAGTGAAGAAACAGAATGGAGACCAAGGCTGTGGCAGCAACAGGAAGAGCATGAAGTTTATGAGAGTGACCACAGG ATTGGACCCCGTATCATCGTACGAGCTCTCTGCCGGTGAGAAGGCTAACTCTGAGGAAGTGGAAAAGAAAGGAAGCAAAAAATCAAGGGAAGCCTCACAAGATGGAACGCCAGCAAGAAAGGGCAAAGGTGGCAACAAGGGATCGAGAGGGTCTTCAAAATCACATGCACAACAAAG GTGTAAGTTAAGTGAAAAGATGTTGTCTGCCTGTcaagccttaaagctgcacctGAATGATGACACAGCTTTATCCAGCAGGGAGTTG CATGATTGTCTGCAAACACTCCAGCAAGAGTGGTTCTCTGTGTCCAGTCACAAGTCAGCTGCTCCGGAGACGGTGGACGACTACTTATCCACATTTCGGGCCATTTCAGCCTCAGTATTGCAACATATAGCTAATATGGCTGACGGCAACGGGAATACAGCTCTGCACTACAGTGTGTCTCACTCCAACTTTGGCATTGTCAAGAAATTGCTTGATGCAG AGGTGTGCAATGTGAATCAGCAGAACAAAGCAGGTTACACTCCCATCATGCTGGCTGCACTCGCTGCTGTGGAATGTTCTGAGGCCCTGAGAGTTGTGGAGCAGCTCTTCACAAAAGGAGACGTCAATGCCAAGGCGAGCCAG GCCGGCCAGACAGCTCTGATGCTGGCTGTGAGCCATGGCAGGATGGACATGGTGCAGGCACTCCTGGCACAGGGGGCGCAGGTCAATCTCCAGGATGACGAGGGCTCCACGGCGCTGATGTGTGCAAGCGAGCATGGCCATGCTGATATTGTTAGACTACTGCTGGCACAGCCAGACTGTGATGCCACTCTGACTGACAGT gatGAAAGCACAGCCCTGTCCATCGCACTGGAAGCAGGACATAATGACATTGCAGTGCTCCTTTATGCACATGCCAACTTCTCCAAAGGACAAACAGGG GCAGCTGCTCGCCTCAGTGGCaagtctctctcctcctctggtggcCGAAATAGCTTTGAATAA
- the LOC139219053 gene encoding fructose-1,6-bisphosphatase 1-like, whose translation MSDKGTFDTNVQTLTRFVLEEGRKAHGTGELTNLLNSICTAVKAISTAVRKAGIANLYGIAGSTNVTGDQVKKLDILSNDLVINMIKSSFTSCVLVSEEDEKAIIVEPDKQGKYIVCFDPLDGSSNIDCLVSIGTIFSIYKKTTDDEPAEKDALQPGRNIVAAGYALYGSATMMVLSTGQGVNCFMLDPSIGEFILVDRDVKIKKKGKIYSLNEGYAQHFYPDVTEYIKKKKYPEDGSAPYGSRYVGSMVADVHRTLVYGGIFLYPANVKSPKGKLRLLYECNPMAFIMEQAGGMATTGSMNVLDVQPTNIHQRVPVVLGSPDDVQEYISIWKKHNK comes from the exons ATGTCTGACAAAGGAACCTTCGATACCAACGTGCAGACCCTCACCAGGTTTGTTCTGGAGGAGGGCAGGAAGGCCCATGGAACAGGGGAGCTGACAAACCTGCTCAACTCCATCTGCACAGCTGTCAAAGCCATCTCAACTGCTGTCAGGAAGGCTGGGATCGCTAACCT ATATGGCATCGCTGGAAGCACCAACGTAACAGGCGACCAGGTGAAGAAACTGGACATCCTGTCCAATGACCTGGTCATCAACATGATCAagtcctccttcacctcctgtgtgCTGGTGTCAGAGGAAGACGAGAAGGCCATCATTGTAGAACCAGATAAGCAG GGAAAATACATCGTGTGCTTTGATCCACTGGATGGTTCCTCAAACATCGACTGTCTTGTGTCAATTGGAACAATTTTCTCCATCTACAAAAAG ACCACAGATGATGAGCCAGCTGAGAAGGATGCTCTGCAGCCTGGCAGAAACATCGTGGCAGCTGGCTATGCTCTGTATGGCAGTGCCACCATGATGGTCCTCTCCACTGGTCAAGGAGTCAACTGCTTCATGCTGGACCCT tcaATTGGCGAGTTCATCTTGGTGGATCGAGATGTAAAGAttaagaaaaagggaaaaatctACAGTCTGAATGAGGGATACGCACAGCATTTTTATCCAGATGTGACAGAAtacataaaaaagaagaaataccCAGAG GACGGCTCTGCCCCATACGGCAGTCGATACGTTGGTTCAATGGTAGCTGATGTTCATCGGACTTTGGTATATGGAGGGATCTTTTTATATCCCGCTAATGTCAAGAGTCCTAAGGGCAAG CTGAGGCTGTTGTATGAATGCAACCCCATGGCCTTCATCATGGAGCAGGCAGGAGGCATGGCCACTACGGGATCCATGAATGTCCTGGATGTCCAGCCCACCAACATCCACCAGCGGGTTCCTGTGGTCCTGGGATCTCCTGATGACGTGCAAGAGTATATTTCCATCTGGAAGAAGCACAACAAATGA